From one Streptomyces mobaraensis genomic stretch:
- a CDS encoding MBL fold metallo-hydrolase, with protein sequence MKLTVVGCAGSFPSTESACSSYLVEADGYRLLLDMGNGALGELQRHIGLYDLDAVLLSHLHPDHCIDMCGYFVARYYRHDGGRAGAIPVYGPEGTEQRLLAAYGDVPDPACMREVFDFRTLEPGSFSVGPFTVFTDRVNHPVEAFAFRVEHGGSALVYSGDTGPCEALNSLAKDADLLLCEASFTHGKEDIPDLHLNGLEAGHLAASARAGRLVLTHIPPWTDPLRNLRDARSLYDGPAELAHAGAVYEV encoded by the coding sequence ATGAAGCTCACCGTCGTCGGATGCGCGGGCTCGTTCCCGTCCACGGAATCCGCCTGTTCTAGCTATCTGGTGGAAGCCGACGGCTACCGGCTGCTCCTCGACATGGGCAACGGCGCCCTGGGCGAGCTCCAGCGCCACATCGGCCTCTACGACCTCGACGCGGTACTGCTGTCCCACCTCCACCCCGACCACTGCATCGACATGTGCGGCTACTTCGTCGCCCGCTACTACCGGCACGACGGCGGCCGGGCCGGCGCCATCCCCGTGTACGGACCGGAGGGCACCGAACAGCGGCTGCTCGCCGCCTACGGCGACGTACCGGACCCCGCCTGCATGCGCGAGGTCTTCGACTTCCGCACCCTCGAACCCGGCAGCTTCTCCGTCGGCCCCTTCACCGTCTTCACCGACCGCGTCAACCACCCCGTCGAGGCGTTCGCCTTCCGGGTGGAACACGGCGGCTCCGCCCTCGTCTACTCCGGCGACACCGGCCCCTGCGAGGCCCTCAACTCCCTCGCCAAGGACGCCGACCTGCTGCTCTGCGAAGCCTCCTTCACCCACGGCAAGGAGGACATCCCCGACCTCCACCTCAACGGCCTGGAGGCCGGCCACCTCGCCGCCTCCGCCCGCGCCGGGCGCCTCGTCCTCACCCACATCCCGCCGTGGACGGACCCACTGCGCAACCTGCGCGACGCGCGGTCGCTGTACGACGGGCCCGCGGAGCTGGCCCACGCGGGGGCGGTGTACGAGGTTTAG
- a CDS encoding PTS transporter subunit EIIC has product MSTASASAADKKGFGKSAMAVAQRIGRSLMLPVAVLPAAALMVRLGQDDMLGKASFPHFLNKIAQFLSAGGGAILDNMALLFAVGVAIGFAKKSDGSTALAAVAGYLVFQKVLGTFTDSSLPKKEAVVDHKVALVEQTVDAKVLGGIVMGLVVALLYQRFYRTKLPDWAGFFGGRRLVPILSSFAGLLIGIVFGYIWPVLGTGLHNFGEWLVGSGAVGAGIFGVANRSLIPIGMHHLLNSFPWFQAGSFDGPKGTVNGDIARFLAKDPSAGQFMTGFFPIMMFALPAACLAIVHCARPENRKVVGGMMGSLALTAFVTGVTEPIEFTFMFVAPVLYAIHAVLTGVSMALTWALGMKDGFGFSAGAVDFVLNWGIASKPWALILVGLGFAAIYYFVFRFAITKFNLMTPGREVDPEFAEATAQGEAKAEAKPVAAKAAAKADAKPAAAKSAAAKPGAAKGGAKKTPAQGKRKPAAKAKR; this is encoded by the coding sequence ATGAGTACGGCTAGCGCCTCAGCGGCCGATAAAAAGGGCTTCGGCAAAAGCGCGATGGCTGTGGCCCAGCGTATCGGCCGCAGCCTCATGCTGCCGGTCGCGGTGCTGCCCGCAGCGGCGCTGATGGTCCGCCTGGGCCAGGACGACATGCTGGGCAAGGCGTCGTTCCCGCATTTCCTGAACAAGATCGCCCAGTTCCTGTCGGCCGGTGGCGGCGCGATCCTCGACAACATGGCGCTGCTGTTCGCCGTCGGTGTCGCCATCGGGTTCGCCAAGAAGTCGGACGGCTCGACCGCGCTGGCCGCCGTCGCCGGCTACCTGGTCTTCCAGAAGGTGCTCGGCACCTTCACCGACAGCAGCCTCCCCAAGAAGGAGGCGGTGGTCGACCACAAGGTCGCCCTGGTCGAGCAGACCGTCGACGCCAAGGTGCTCGGCGGCATCGTGATGGGTCTCGTCGTCGCGCTGCTCTACCAGCGCTTCTACCGGACCAAGCTGCCGGACTGGGCGGGCTTCTTCGGCGGCCGCCGCCTGGTGCCGATCCTGTCGTCCTTCGCGGGCCTGCTCATCGGCATCGTCTTCGGCTACATCTGGCCGGTCCTCGGCACGGGTCTGCACAACTTCGGTGAGTGGCTGGTCGGTTCCGGCGCCGTCGGCGCGGGCATCTTCGGTGTCGCCAACCGCAGTCTGATCCCGATCGGCATGCACCATCTGCTCAACTCCTTCCCGTGGTTCCAGGCCGGCTCCTTCGACGGCCCCAAGGGCACCGTCAACGGCGACATCGCCCGCTTCCTCGCCAAGGACCCGTCCGCGGGCCAGTTCATGACCGGCTTCTTCCCGATCATGATGTTCGCCCTGCCGGCCGCCTGCCTGGCGATCGTGCACTGCGCCCGCCCGGAGAACCGCAAGGTCGTCGGCGGCATGATGGGTTCGCTCGCGCTCACCGCGTTCGTCACCGGTGTCACCGAGCCGATCGAGTTCACGTTCATGTTCGTCGCCCCGGTGCTGTACGCGATCCACGCGGTGCTGACCGGTGTCTCCATGGCGCTGACCTGGGCGCTCGGCATGAAGGACGGCTTCGGGTTCTCCGCGGGCGCGGTGGACTTCGTCCTCAACTGGGGCATCGCCAGCAAGCCGTGGGCGCTGATCCTGGTGGGTCTCGGCTTCGCGGCGATCTACTACTTCGTCTTCCGGTTCGCGATCACCAAGTTCAACTTGATGACGCCGGGGCGTGAGGTGGATCCGGAGTTCGCGGAGGCGACTGCGCAGGGGGAGGCGAAGGCTGAGGCGAAGCCGGTGGCGGCTAAGGCCGCAGCGAAGGCCGACGCCAAGCCGGCTGCGGCGAAGTCGGCTGCCGCCAAGCCGGGTGCCGCCAAGGGCGGGGCGAAGAAGACGCCTGCTCAGGGGAAGCGGAAGCCTGCGGCCAAGGCCAAGCGCTGA